Proteins from a single region of Pseudomonas quebecensis:
- a CDS encoding DUF4879 domain-containing protein, with amino-acid sequence MKKANAWSLALIAALSLWLGAAPAWGATAPALSEVRVFKVESSRCEETIPERVTSTQMCTHRGPTKVSVMEVGLGNNPVGLFNGAVLNGQRTPVCQVGNISQACNGAGTLMGYIYVFDLDVQAQGWFEYSNSSINPPRNTLKTQLNIR; translated from the coding sequence ATGAAAAAAGCCAACGCGTGGAGTCTAGCCCTGATCGCCGCTCTGAGCCTGTGGCTCGGCGCGGCACCGGCATGGGGCGCGACTGCACCGGCCTTGAGCGAGGTGCGCGTGTTCAAGGTCGAGTCGTCGCGCTGCGAGGAAACCATCCCCGAACGCGTCACCTCCACGCAGATGTGCACGCACCGTGGGCCCACCAAGGTGTCGGTGATGGAGGTGGGCCTGGGCAATAACCCGGTCGGCCTGTTCAATGGCGCGGTATTGAATGGCCAGCGCACGCCGGTGTGCCAGGTCGGCAACATCAGCCAGGCGTGCAACGGCGCGGGCACGCTGATGGGCTACATCTATGTATTTGATCTGGATGTGCAGGCCCAGGGCTGGTTTGAATACAGCAACTCTTCGATCAACCCCCCGCGAAACACCTTGAAGACCCAGCTCAATATCCGCTGA
- a CDS encoding NCS2 family permease encodes MLEKLFQLKAHNTNVRTEILAGITTFLAMAYILFVNPSILGETGMDKGAVFVATCLAAAIGSTVMGLIANYPIALAPGMGLNAFFTYTVVLHMGHTWQVALGAVFISAVLFFLLSIFRIREWIINAIPLPLRSAIAAGIGLFLALIALHNAQIVVSNPATMVGLGDLTKAAPILATLGFVLIVALEALAVRGAVLIGILAVTIASIVLGVTPFGGVTSMPPSLAPTFLQLDIKGALDIGLVSVIFAFLFVDLFDNSGTLIGVAKRAGLMSKDGHMPKMGRALIADSTAAMAGSLLGTSTTTSYIESAAGVSAGGRTGLTAIVVAILFLLALFFSPLAASVPAFATAPALLFVAVLMTQGLAEIDWDDITVAAPVVITALAMPFTYSIANGIAFGFIAWTAIKLLSGRYRELNPALVILSILFVIKLGWFNA; translated from the coding sequence ATGCTGGAAAAGCTGTTTCAACTCAAGGCACACAACACCAACGTGCGCACCGAGATCCTCGCGGGCATCACGACATTCCTGGCCATGGCCTACATCCTGTTCGTGAACCCGAGCATCCTCGGCGAAACCGGCATGGACAAAGGTGCGGTGTTTGTCGCGACCTGCCTGGCGGCCGCCATCGGTTCGACCGTGATGGGCCTGATCGCCAACTACCCCATCGCGCTCGCGCCGGGCATGGGCCTCAATGCCTTCTTTACCTACACCGTGGTGCTGCACATGGGCCACACCTGGCAAGTGGCACTGGGGGCAGTGTTTATTTCGGCGGTGCTGTTTTTCCTGCTGTCGATCTTTCGCATCCGTGAGTGGATCATCAACGCCATCCCCCTGCCCCTGCGTTCAGCGATTGCGGCCGGTATCGGCCTGTTCCTGGCGCTGATTGCCTTGCACAACGCGCAGATCGTGGTCAGTAACCCGGCCACCATGGTGGGCCTGGGCGACCTGACAAAAGCCGCCCCCATCCTCGCCACCCTCGGTTTCGTACTGATCGTCGCGCTGGAAGCCCTGGCCGTGCGTGGTGCGGTGCTGATCGGCATTCTGGCGGTCACCATTGCTTCCATCGTACTGGGCGTTACCCCGTTCGGCGGCGTGACCTCAATGCCACCGTCCCTGGCACCGACCTTCCTGCAACTGGATATCAAGGGCGCGCTGGATATCGGCCTGGTCAGCGTGATCTTTGCCTTCCTGTTCGTTGACCTGTTCGACAACTCCGGCACCCTGATCGGCGTTGCCAAGCGCGCCGGCCTGATGAGCAAGGACGGCCACATGCCGAAAATGGGGCGTGCGCTGATCGCCGACAGCACCGCGGCCATGGCCGGTTCGCTGCTGGGCACCTCGACCACCACCAGTTATATCGAGTCCGCCGCGGGCGTGAGCGCCGGTGGCCGCACCGGTTTGACCGCCATCGTGGTCGCGATCCTGTTCCTGCTCGCACTGTTCTTCTCGCCGCTGGCCGCCAGCGTTCCGGCTTTTGCCACCGCACCGGCGCTGCTGTTCGTCGCCGTGCTGATGACCCAGGGCCTGGCCGAAATCGACTGGGATGACATTACCGTTGCAGCGCCGGTGGTGATCACCGCCCTGGCGATGCCCTTCACATACTCCATCGCCAACGGCATCGCCTTCGGTTTCATCGCCTGGACCGCCATCAAGCTGCTTTCGGGCCGCTACCGTGAGCTGAACCCGGCGCTGGTGATTCTGTCGATCCTGTTCGTGATCAAGCTGGGCTGGTTCAACGCATGA
- the trmA gene encoding tRNA (uridine(54)-C5)-methyltransferase TrmA, which produces MTFDAARYTAQLQDKVTRLRDLLAPFDAPEPQVFDSPLQHFRLRAEFRLWREGGERHYAMFSQDDKRTPILIEDFPIASARINQLMPQLKAAWQASAALSHKLFQVEFLTTLAGDAMITLCYHRPLDEHWHAAANQLAADLNVSIIGRSKGKRDVIGHDYVVEKLDVGGRTFSYRQPEGAFTQPNGTVNQKMLNWAYDALGDRADDLLELYCGNGNFTLPLATRVRKVLATEISKTSVNAALSNLDENAVANVTLVRLSAEELTEALNEVRPFRRLQGIDLKSYEFGSVFVDPPRAGMDPDTCELTRRFDTILYISCNPETLAANIAQLHDTHRITRCALFDQFPWTHHMESGVLLTRR; this is translated from the coding sequence ATGACTTTTGACGCCGCACGCTACACCGCTCAATTGCAAGACAAGGTCACGCGCCTGCGTGACCTGCTCGCTCCGTTCGATGCGCCCGAGCCGCAGGTGTTCGACTCGCCGCTGCAGCACTTCCGCCTGCGCGCGGAATTCCGCCTGTGGCGCGAGGGCGGTGAACGCCACTACGCGATGTTTTCCCAGGATGACAAGCGCACGCCGATCCTGATCGAAGACTTCCCCATCGCCAGCGCTCGCATCAACCAACTGATGCCGCAGCTCAAGGCCGCCTGGCAAGCCAGCGCCGCCCTGAGCCACAAACTGTTCCAGGTGGAGTTCCTCACCACCCTGGCCGGCGATGCGATGATCACCCTGTGCTATCACCGCCCGCTGGACGAGCACTGGCATGCCGCCGCCAACCAGCTCGCCGCGGACCTGAACGTGAGCATCATCGGCCGCTCCAAGGGCAAGCGCGATGTGATCGGCCACGACTACGTGGTGGAGAAACTCGACGTCGGCGGCCGCACCTTCAGCTATCGCCAACCCGAAGGCGCGTTCACCCAGCCCAACGGCACGGTGAACCAGAAGATGCTCAACTGGGCCTACGACGCGTTGGGCGATCGTGCGGATGACTTGCTGGAGCTGTACTGCGGCAACGGCAACTTCACCCTGCCCCTGGCGACCCGTGTGCGCAAGGTGCTGGCCACTGAGATCAGCAAGACCTCGGTCAACGCAGCCCTGAGCAACCTCGATGAAAACGCCGTGGCTAACGTCACCCTCGTGCGCCTGTCCGCTGAAGAACTGACCGAAGCGCTCAACGAAGTTCGCCCGTTCCGCCGCCTGCAGGGAATCGATCTGAAGAGCTACGAATTCGGCAGCGTTTTCGTCGACCCGCCGCGTGCCGGCATGGACCCGGACACCTGCGAACTGACCCGGCGGTTCGACACTATCCTGTACATCTCCTGCAACCCGGAGACGTTAGCGGCGAACATTGCGCAACTGCATGACACGCACCGTATTACCCGGTGTGCGCTGTTTGATCAGTTTCCGTGGACGCACCATATGGAATCGGGTGTGTTGTTGACCCGACGCTAA
- a CDS encoding (2Fe-2S)-binding protein: MSATPQGAAAQPFARHSIRLTLNGQARQLDVLPWTTLLDLLREQLDLVGSKKGCDHGQCGACTVLRDGKRVNACLTLAVMCDGAELTTVEGLANGDQLHPMQQAFIKHDAFQCGYCTPGQICSAVGLANEGRAHDSAQIQELMSGNLCRCGAYSNIRDAIEEALPACRNAGGEQ, encoded by the coding sequence ATGAGCGCAACCCCCCAAGGCGCGGCGGCCCAGCCGTTTGCCCGCCATTCGATACGCCTGACCCTCAATGGGCAGGCCCGCCAACTGGACGTGTTGCCCTGGACCACGCTGTTGGACCTGCTACGCGAACAACTGGACCTGGTGGGCAGCAAAAAAGGCTGCGACCACGGCCAATGCGGCGCCTGCACCGTGTTACGCGACGGCAAACGCGTGAACGCTTGCCTGACGCTGGCGGTGATGTGCGACGGTGCCGAACTGACCACCGTCGAAGGCCTGGCCAATGGCGATCAACTGCACCCCATGCAGCAAGCCTTCATCAAGCACGATGCCTTCCAATGCGGTTACTGCACGCCTGGGCAGATCTGCTCCGCCGTCGGCCTGGCCAATGAAGGCCGTGCCCACGACAGCGCGCAAATCCAGGAGCTGATGAGCGGTAACCTGTGCCGCTGCGGCGCCTACAGCAACATTCGCGATGCGATTGAAGAGGCCCTGCCGGCCTGCCGCAATGCGGGAGGTGAGCAATGA
- a CDS encoding FAD binding domain-containing protein has protein sequence MNPFQYSKPADVHEAVHLSSAASRFIAGGTNLLDLMKENISRPEHLIDITGLPLHGVEPTAEGGVRIGALVSNADLAWHPLIEQRYPLLSQAILAGASPQLRNMASTGGNLLQRTRCYYFYDASVPCNKREPGSGCPARTGLNRIHAILGASEHCVATHPSDMCVALAALEARVHVHGRGGARVIEFADFHRLPGDAPQRDNQLADDELITAIELPADHLARHSHYLKIRDRASYAFALVSVAAALELDGDVIVDARLALGGVAHKPWRDRAVEAGLIGQAVSRETFSLAADAMLQDAEPLEHNAFKVKLARRAIIRALSDAAVAGERP, from the coding sequence ATGAACCCGTTCCAGTACAGCAAACCGGCCGACGTGCACGAAGCCGTGCACCTGAGCAGTGCCGCGTCGCGCTTTATCGCCGGCGGTACCAACCTGCTGGACCTGATGAAAGAAAACATCAGCCGCCCCGAGCACCTGATCGATATCACCGGCCTGCCGTTGCACGGCGTCGAACCCACGGCCGAAGGGGGCGTGCGCATTGGCGCGCTGGTCAGCAACGCTGATCTGGCCTGGCACCCCTTGATCGAACAGCGTTACCCGTTGCTGTCCCAGGCCATCCTTGCCGGTGCCTCACCGCAGTTGCGCAATATGGCCAGCACCGGTGGCAACCTGCTGCAGCGCACCCGTTGCTATTACTTCTACGACGCCAGCGTGCCCTGCAATAAACGCGAACCCGGCAGCGGTTGCCCGGCGCGCACCGGCTTGAATCGCATCCATGCGATCCTCGGTGCCAGTGAACACTGCGTGGCGACCCATCCGTCTGACATGTGCGTAGCCCTGGCGGCGCTGGAAGCGCGGGTGCATGTGCATGGGCGCGGCGGTGCGCGAGTCATCGAGTTCGCCGATTTCCACCGCCTGCCCGGTGATGCGCCGCAACGGGATAACCAACTGGCCGACGATGAACTGATCACCGCCATTGAATTGCCCGCCGACCACCTGGCGCGGCACAGCCATTATCTGAAGATCCGTGACCGTGCGTCCTACGCCTTCGCGTTGGTGTCGGTGGCCGCCGCTCTGGAGTTGGACGGCGATGTGATCGTCGACGCGCGCCTGGCTCTGGGCGGCGTGGCCCATAAACCCTGGCGCGACCGCGCGGTGGAGGCGGGATTGATCGGGCAGGCTGTCAGCCGCGAAACCTTCAGCCTCGCCGCCGATGCGATGTTGCAGGACGCCGAGCCGCTGGAACACAACGCTTTCAAGGTCAAGCTGGCACGGCGCGCAATTATCCGCGCCCTGAGCGATGCCGCTGTTGCAGGAGAACGCCCATGA
- a CDS encoding TetR/AcrR family transcriptional regulator, which yields MTSSPELPAVPEAPRKSRKNNPEKTRENILQEAIVEFVQQGLSGARVDAIAERIHTSKRMIYYYFGSKEQLYVEVLEKLYGDIRNTETRMNLTALEPREAIRRLVEFTFDHHDQNVDFVRIVSIENIHNAEYVKRSDSIKAMNSNILEALGTTLRRGAEMGLFREGLEPLDVHLLINSFSFYRVSNRHTFSEIFQIELSDEAVKQRHREMLCDSVMRYLQA from the coding sequence ATGACGTCGAGTCCCGAACTCCCCGCAGTGCCAGAAGCACCGCGCAAGAGTCGTAAGAACAACCCGGAAAAGACCCGCGAAAACATACTGCAGGAAGCCATTGTGGAGTTTGTCCAGCAGGGCCTTTCCGGCGCGCGCGTGGACGCCATCGCCGAACGCATCCACACTTCCAAACGCATGATCTACTACTACTTCGGCAGCAAGGAGCAGCTGTACGTCGAGGTGCTGGAGAAGCTCTACGGCGATATCCGCAATACCGAAACCCGCATGAACCTCACGGCGCTGGAACCGCGTGAAGCGATCCGTCGGCTGGTGGAATTCACCTTTGATCACCACGATCAGAACGTGGATTTCGTGCGCATCGTCAGCATCGAAAATATCCACAACGCTGAATATGTGAAGCGCTCGGACTCGATCAAGGCCATGAACAGCAACATCCTCGAAGCCCTGGGCACTACCTTGCGCCGAGGTGCCGAAATGGGCCTGTTCCGCGAAGGCCTGGAGCCGCTGGATGTGCACCTGCTGATCAACTCATTCAGTTTTTACCGGGTGTCCAACCGCCATACGTTCAGTGAGATTTTTCAGATCGAACTGTCGGATGAGGCGGTTAAACAGCGCCACCGCGAGATGCTCTGCGACTCGGTGATGCGCTACCTGCAAGCCTGA
- the aroQ gene encoding type II 3-dehydroquinate dehydratase, translating into MPPIVLMLNGPNLNLLGSREPATYGHETLADIAALCGRSAEQFGLKIEFRQTNHEGELLDWVHGARARCAGIVINPAAWTHTSVAIRDALVASEVPVVEVHLSNVHAREAFRHHSFVSPIAKAVLAGFGSHGYHLALEHFSHLLKGRA; encoded by the coding sequence ATGCCGCCCATCGTGCTGATGCTCAACGGCCCCAACCTCAACCTGCTCGGCAGCCGCGAGCCTGCTACGTACGGGCATGAAACCCTGGCCGACATTGCCGCGTTGTGCGGCCGTAGCGCGGAACAGTTCGGACTGAAGATCGAATTTCGCCAGACCAACCACGAAGGCGAGCTGCTGGACTGGGTCCACGGCGCCCGTGCACGTTGCGCCGGCATCGTGATCAATCCAGCGGCCTGGACCCATACCTCGGTGGCGATCCGTGATGCACTGGTGGCCAGTGAAGTGCCGGTGGTCGAAGTGCATTTATCCAACGTGCATGCGCGTGAGGCGTTTCGTCATCACTCGTTCGTGTCGCCCATCGCCAAAGCTGTATTGGCCGGTTTCGGCAGCCACGGCTACCACCTGGCCCTGGAACATTTCAGCCATCTGCTGAAAGGACGTGCCTGA
- a CDS encoding shikimate dehydrogenase: protein MKPRILAGLIGAGIQASRTPALHEQEGDAQGLRYLYQLIDLDALGLDAKALPELLRAAELMHFTGLNITYPCKQAILPLLDDLSDEARGIGAVNTVVFKDGKRIGHNTDCLGFAEGLRRNLSDVPRQRVVQMGAGGAGAAVAHALLAEGVEQLSVFDVDAGRARDLVDNLAQRFGSGRAQVGADLENAVAEADGLVNTTPMGMAKLPGTPVPAALLRAQLWVAEIVYFPLETQLLRDARALGCRTLDGGNMAVFQAVKAFELFSGEVPDAQRMLTHFNSMNT from the coding sequence ATGAAGCCACGCATTCTTGCCGGCCTGATCGGCGCCGGCATCCAGGCCTCCCGCACGCCCGCTTTGCACGAACAGGAAGGCGACGCCCAAGGCCTGCGCTACCTGTATCAACTGATCGACCTCGATGCCCTGGGCCTGGACGCCAAGGCCCTGCCCGAGCTCCTACGCGCCGCCGAGCTAATGCACTTTACCGGGCTGAACATTACCTACCCATGCAAACAGGCGATTCTGCCGCTGCTGGATGACTTGTCCGACGAGGCCCGAGGCATCGGCGCGGTGAATACCGTGGTGTTCAAAGACGGCAAACGCATCGGTCACAACACCGATTGCCTGGGGTTTGCCGAAGGTTTGCGGCGCAATCTCAGTGACGTGCCGCGCCAGCGTGTGGTGCAGATGGGCGCCGGTGGTGCGGGCGCGGCAGTCGCGCATGCACTGCTGGCTGAAGGGGTGGAGCAGCTGAGTGTTTTCGATGTGGACGCCGGCCGCGCCCGCGACCTTGTGGATAACCTCGCACAGCGTTTCGGCAGCGGCCGCGCTCAAGTCGGCGCAGACCTGGAGAACGCCGTGGCCGAAGCCGATGGCCTGGTCAACACCACGCCGATGGGTATGGCCAAACTCCCCGGTACACCGGTGCCGGCGGCGCTTTTGCGCGCTCAGCTGTGGGTAGCGGAAATCGTCTACTTCCCGCTGGAAACCCAACTGCTACGGGATGCACGCGCCCTGGGGTGTCGCACCCTGGACGGCGGCAATATGGCGGTGTTCCAGGCGGTAAAAGCATTTGAATTATTCAGCGGTGAAGTGCCGGATGCGCAACGCATGCTGACGCACTTCAACAGCATGAATACCTGA
- the quiC gene encoding 3-dehydroshikimate dehydratase QuiC, with product MQRSIATVSLSGTLPEKLDAIAAAGFDGVEIFENDLLYYDGSPREVRQMCADLGIAITLFQPFRDFEGCRRERLARNLERAERKFDLMQELGTDLVLVCSNASADCVGDESILLDDLSLLAEHAGKRGLRIGYEALAWGKHVNTWQQVWNLVRQVDHPSLGVLLDSFHTLSLKGDPSAIAQIPGDKIFFVQMADAPILAMDVLEWSRHFRCFPGQGEFDLAGFLAPIIKSGYTGPLSLEIFNDGFRAAPTRANAADGLRSLLYLEEKTRQRLAEEQSAAPVDILFETPPASEYDGIEFLEFAVDESLGAKLSHWLERLGFVKAGQHRSKAVSLLRQGEINLILNCEPYSFAHNFFEAHGPSLCATALRVKDSAKALERAVAFKGQPYRGLVGPNELELAAVRAPDGSLIYLVDASEGGLYDTDFNLQANTACSGGLLRIDHMAMALPADSLDSWVLFYKSLLDFEADDEVVLPDPYGLVKSRALRSRCSSIRLPLNISENRNTAISHALSSYRGSGVHHIAFDCADIFAEVRRAKEAGVPLLDIPLNYYDDLAARFDFDEEFLSELAYYNVLYDRDAQGGELFHVYTEPFEGRFFFEIIQRKNGYVGYGAANVAVRLAAMAKSRSGAVRQARL from the coding sequence ATGCAACGTTCCATCGCTACCGTTTCCTTGAGCGGCACCCTGCCGGAAAAGCTCGACGCCATCGCCGCCGCCGGGTTCGATGGGGTGGAAATCTTCGAGAATGACTTGTTGTATTACGACGGCAGCCCGCGGGAAGTGCGGCAGATGTGCGCCGACCTCGGCATTGCGATCACCTTGTTCCAGCCGTTTCGCGACTTTGAAGGCTGCCGTCGCGAGCGCCTGGCGCGCAACCTGGAGCGGGCCGAGCGTAAATTCGATCTGATGCAGGAACTGGGCACCGATCTGGTGCTGGTGTGCAGCAATGCCTCGGCCGATTGTGTGGGCGACGAATCCATTCTGCTGGATGACTTGAGCCTGCTGGCCGAGCACGCCGGCAAACGTGGCTTGCGCATTGGCTATGAAGCCCTGGCCTGGGGCAAGCATGTGAACACCTGGCAGCAGGTGTGGAACCTGGTGCGTCAAGTCGATCATCCGAGCCTGGGCGTGCTGCTCGACAGCTTCCATACCCTGTCGCTCAAGGGCGACCCAAGCGCCATCGCGCAGATCCCCGGCGACAAGATCTTCTTCGTGCAAATGGCCGATGCGCCCATCCTGGCCATGGATGTGCTGGAATGGAGCCGGCATTTCCGCTGCTTCCCGGGGCAGGGCGAATTCGACCTGGCCGGGTTTCTGGCGCCGATTATCAAAAGTGGTTACACCGGGCCGCTGTCCCTGGAAATCTTCAACGATGGTTTCCGCGCCGCGCCGACCCGCGCCAATGCCGCCGATGGGTTGCGCTCGCTGCTGTATCTGGAGGAAAAAACACGCCAGCGCCTGGCCGAGGAACAGTCGGCGGCGCCGGTGGATATCCTGTTCGAAACGCCGCCTGCCAGCGAGTACGACGGCATCGAGTTCCTCGAATTTGCCGTGGATGAAAGCCTCGGCGCCAAGCTCTCCCACTGGCTGGAGCGACTTGGCTTCGTCAAGGCCGGGCAGCACCGTTCCAAGGCCGTCAGCCTGTTGCGCCAGGGTGAGATCAACCTGATCCTCAATTGCGAGCCGTATTCCTTCGCCCATAACTTTTTCGAAGCCCACGGGCCGTCGCTGTGCGCCACGGCGTTGCGGGTCAAGGACAGCGCCAAGGCGTTGGAGCGCGCGGTCGCCTTTAAAGGCCAGCCTTATCGTGGCCTGGTCGGGCCAAACGAACTGGAGCTGGCGGCGGTGCGCGCGCCGGACGGCAGCCTGATTTACCTGGTGGACGCCAGCGAAGGCGGGCTCTACGACACCGATTTCAACCTGCAGGCGAACACGGCTTGTAGCGGCGGCCTGCTGCGCATCGACCATATGGCAATGGCCCTGCCGGCTGACAGCCTCGACAGTTGGGTACTGTTCTACAAGAGTCTGCTGGATTTCGAAGCCGATGACGAAGTGGTGCTGCCCGACCCCTACGGCCTGGTGAAAAGCCGCGCATTGCGCAGCCGTTGCAGCTCGATTCGCCTGCCGCTGAATATTTCCGAGAACCGCAACACGGCCATTTCCCACGCGCTATCGAGCTATCGGGGCTCGGGGGTGCATCACATTGCCTTCGACTGTGCGGATATTTTCGCCGAGGTACGCCGGGCCAAAGAGGCCGGTGTGCCGCTGCTGGATATCCCGCTCAATTATTACGACGACCTGGCGGCGCGCTTTGATTTTGATGAGGAGTTCCTCAGCGAGCTGGCGTACTACAACGTGCTGTACGACCGCGACGCTCAGGGCGGTGAGTTGTTTCACGTCTACACCGAGCCGTTCGAAGGGCGGTTTTTCTTCGAAATCATCCAACGCAAAAACGGTTACGTGGGCTACGGCGCGGCCAACGTGGCGGTACGCCTGGCGGCGATGGCCAAGTCGCGCAGCGGCGCGGTGCGCCAGGCACGCCTGTAA